A single genomic interval of Lathyrus oleraceus cultivar Zhongwan6 chromosome 7, CAAS_Psat_ZW6_1.0, whole genome shotgun sequence harbors:
- the LOC127108049 gene encoding respiratory burst oxidase homolog protein E isoform X4, which produces MDSSTKVASTYFYNARKSLHLSGDWTQELKLLFTEDGQLAPVNSSSTFGELIKMDQIGQPKLLVDGPYEAPAQDYQNFDVLLLIGLGIGATPFISILRDLLSDTRTIDEQTDSNTETTKSDESFNSFTSSNVTPGRHKRSQRITNAYFYWVTREPGSFEWFKGVMDEVAAMDHKGLIELHNYLTSVYEEGDARSTLITMIQALNHAKHGVDILSGTQVRSSII; this is translated from the exons ATGGATTCAAGTACAAAAGTGGCCAGTACATATTTTTACAATGCCCGAAAATCTCTCCATTTGAGTG GTGACTGGACACAAGAACTTAAGCTACTTTTCACCGAAGATGGCCAATTGGCTCCGGTAAATTCCAGCTCAACATTCGGAGAACTAATAAAAATGGATCAAATAGG ACAGCCGAAGCTGCTTGTAGATGGCCCTTACGAAGCTCCAGCACAAGATTACCAAAATTTTGATGTATTGCTGCTCATAGGATTAGGTATTGGAGCAACACCCTTCATTAGTATTCTCAGAGATCTTCTCAGTGACACGAGAACAATTGACGAACAAACG GACTCAAACACAGAAACAACAAAATCAGATGAGAGTTTCAATAGTTTCACCTCTTCAAATGTAACGCCAGGAAGACACAAGAGATCGCAAAGGATTACAAATGCTTACTTTTATTGGGTTACCAGAGAACCTGGATCTTTTGAATGGTTTAAAGGAGTAATGGACGAAGTTGCAGCAATGGACCACAAA GGGTTGATTGAGCTGCACAACTATCTCACAAGTGTCTATGAAGAAGGTGATGCAAGATCAACCTTAATCACAATGATCCAAGCATTAAACCATGCCAAACATGGTGTTGATATTCTATCAGGCACTCAAGTGAGATCTTCAATAATTTAA
- the LOC127108049 gene encoding respiratory burst oxidase homolog protein E isoform X2 has translation MDSSTKVASTYFYNARKSLHLSVGDWTQELKLLFTEDGQLAPVNSSSTFGELIKMDQIGQPKLLVDGPYEAPAQDYQNFDVLLLIGLGIGATPFISILRDLLSDTRTIDEQTDSNTETTKSDESFNSFTSSNVTPGRHKRSQRITNAYFYWVTREPGSFEWFKGVMDEVAAMDHKGLIELHNYLTSVYEEGDARSTLITMIQALNHAKHGVDILSGTQVRSSII, from the exons ATGGATTCAAGTACAAAAGTGGCCAGTACATATTTTTACAATGCCCGAAAATCTCTCCATTTGAGTG TAGGTGACTGGACACAAGAACTTAAGCTACTTTTCACCGAAGATGGCCAATTGGCTCCGGTAAATTCCAGCTCAACATTCGGAGAACTAATAAAAATGGATCAAATAGG ACAGCCGAAGCTGCTTGTAGATGGCCCTTACGAAGCTCCAGCACAAGATTACCAAAATTTTGATGTATTGCTGCTCATAGGATTAGGTATTGGAGCAACACCCTTCATTAGTATTCTCAGAGATCTTCTCAGTGACACGAGAACAATTGACGAACAAACG GACTCAAACACAGAAACAACAAAATCAGATGAGAGTTTCAATAGTTTCACCTCTTCAAATGTAACGCCAGGAAGACACAAGAGATCGCAAAGGATTACAAATGCTTACTTTTATTGGGTTACCAGAGAACCTGGATCTTTTGAATGGTTTAAAGGAGTAATGGACGAAGTTGCAGCAATGGACCACAAA GGGTTGATTGAGCTGCACAACTATCTCACAAGTGTCTATGAAGAAGGTGATGCAAGATCAACCTTAATCACAATGATCCAAGCATTAAACCATGCCAAACATGGTGTTGATATTCTATCAGGCACTCAAGTGAGATCTTCAATAATTTAA